One Stegostoma tigrinum isolate sSteTig4 chromosome 47, sSteTig4.hap1, whole genome shotgun sequence genomic window carries:
- the LOC125449717 gene encoding annexin A2-like, with product MVLVNEILSQIVQVDRPMAWGTLATLKPYGNFNVDDDVDALKKAIDARGKDEASIVRILSNRTWEQRDLIAKCFEKKYKTNLEDLLRKKLSGYLENTMLTLLKSPAMLDAQELKDSMKGLGTDEDTLIEILATRPNRQIQEIKTVYKEEFQKDLEKDITAETTGRFQKLLLALLKGRRDANSNVINYELIEEDAKALYAVASQKKNPDFDAWIPILTERSQNHLNRVFKLYKIYSSMDIMDTIKKQMKGDDEKGFTVLAQSIQNMPEYFAERLYSSMKSLGTRDQILTRVLATRCEIDLLSIRAEFRKKYGKSLYSAIQADTKGDYQCALLGLCRAEDL from the exons CCAATGGCCTGGGGGACTCTAGCTACCTTGAAACCATACGGGAACTTTAATGTCGAtgatgatgtggatgctttgaagaaaGCGATCGATGCGAGAG GCAAAGATGAGGCATCCATTGTGCGAATCCTGAGCAACCGGACTTGGGAACAGCGGGATCTCATCGCCAAGTGTTTCGAGAAGAAATACAAAACA AACCTGGAGGATCTGCTGAGGAAGAAGCTGTCGGGTTACCTGGAGAACACCATGCTCACTTTGTTAAAATCGCCTGCAATGCTGGATGCTCAGGAACTGAAGGATTCGATGAAG GGCTTAGGCACAGACGAGGACACGCTGATTGAGATCCTAGCCACGAGACCCAACCGGCAGATACAGGAGATCAAAACTGTCTACAAGGAAG AATTTCAGAAAGACCTGGAGAAGGACATTACGGCTGAGACCACCGGAAGGTTCCAGAAGCTGCTCCTCGCTTTGCTGAAG GGTCGGAGGGACGCCAATTCTAACGTCATCAACTACGAGCTGATCGAGGAAGATGCGAAA GCCTTGTATGCAGTTGCTAGTCAGAAAAAAAACCCTGATTTTGATGCCTGGATACCAATTCTGACAGAAAGGAGTCAGAACCACCTGAACAGGG TATTCAAACTGTACAAGATTTACAGTTCCATGGACATCATGGATACCATTAAAAAACAGATGAAAGGAGATGACGAGAAAGGATTCACTGTCCTGG cacagAGCATCCAGAACATGCCTGAGTACTTCGCTGAGAGGCTCTACAGCTCTATGAAG AGTCTGGGTACCAGGGATCAGATTCTCACCAGAGTGTTGGCAACTCGGTGTGAGATTGATCTCCTTAGCATCCGCGCTGAATTTCGGAAAAAATATGGGAAGTCTTTGTACTCTGCCATTCAG gCCGACACAAAGGGAGATTACCAATGTGCCTTGCTCGGACTGTGCAGAGCGGAGGATCTGTAG